From the genome of Malus sylvestris chromosome 6, drMalSylv7.2, whole genome shotgun sequence, one region includes:
- the LOC126625331 gene encoding protein LURP-one-related 3-like, protein MAKVHPLLTSNSTGDASSSSTSTPCSNNKYLTSKRETCTIWMKSLVMQGSGCTAFDENGEIVYRVDNYDSKHSSEVYLMDLRGKLLFTLCEKKMCGFPSWKGYKSNGICASKPLFRMRKNYKSILGNKECSYKVTMRSESNCYRLEGLNSKSTAFRIMDSNRRVVAEAKTKQSRSGVVLGDDVFTLAVEPHVDHSFIMALVTVYGMIRRQI, encoded by the coding sequence ATGGCCAAGGTTCATCCTCTTTTAACATCCAACAGTACTGGTGATGCTTCTTCCAGCTCTACTAGTACTCCATGTTCTAATAATAAGTATTTGACTTCAAAGAGAGAAACATGCACCATTTGGATGAAATCTCTTGTAATGCAAGGAAGCGGATGCACTGCGTTTGATGAAAATGGCGAGATTGTTTATCGCGTCGATAACTACGACAGCAAACACAGCAGCGAAGTCTATCTCATGGATCTCCGCGGCAAGCTTCTATTTACCCTATGTGAGAAGAAAATGTGTGGTTTTCCAAGTTGGAAGGGCTACAAAAGCAATGGTATCTGTGCCAGCAAGCCATTGTTTCGAATgagaaaaaattataaatcaatTCTTGGAAATAAAGAGTGTTCTTATAAAGTTACCATGAGATCTGAAAGCAATTGCTACAGGTTAGAGGGTTTGAATAGTAAATCAACAGCTTTCAGAATTATGGACAGCAATAGAAGAGTTGTAGCAGAGGCAAAGACAAAGCAGTCAAGGTCAGGAGTAGTATTGGGAGATGATGTATTCACATTGGCAGTGGAGCCTCATGTCGATCACTCCTTTATCATGGCCCTTGTCACTGTTTATGGCATGATACGACGCCAAATATGA